The following coding sequences are from one Diospyros lotus cultivar Yz01 chromosome 7, ASM1463336v1, whole genome shotgun sequence window:
- the LOC127806794 gene encoding uncharacterized protein LOC127806794: MMMLQFADPVKLKTKKIVFEDVYPAHDSGTLEQLKELSSKRRAIEESINGSKSITDAIAREMSGGLTSQTEQDLQKLEQYLPLLENLVYHVGLDSNSCIMRLTSDLKIRWSSALGSSSLFNLAGPKFFQIDNLQFEQSMTLFLYGAMLWKWASEILSINSVQSATLFRKAAGVYHYLALEVLPSLQALAPERPPEATSSVSLVMSLICLAEAQAVTIRKAEEKGNSGGLLAKLHNGVVQLLDEAAVILYSATKECKDISVQFVNFISSCKALHQLRSHKYLAESLKVAGQVGLAVGVVRRALTNGQKQMPGEESWRLVFKQEINELAELLRKYEHENDFVWHEKIPVDDELPQPEAKKIVSCIDYHPQKWERSLLFST, encoded by the exons ATGATGATGCTGCAATTTGCGGATCCTGTGAAGCTCAAAACAAAGAAG ATTGTTTTTGAGGACGTATACCCAGCCCATGATTCAGGCACGCTTGAACAACTGAAAGAGCTAAGCTCCAAACGTAGGGCAATTGAGGAGTCCATCAATGGAAGCAAATCCATTACAGATGCCATTGCAAGGGAAATGTCTGGAGGTTTGACTTCTCAGACTGAACAG GACCTTCAAAAGCTGGAACAGTATTTGCCTTTATTGGAAAACTTGGTTTACCATGTTGGATTGGATAGCAATAGCTGCATTATGCGGCTGACTTCAGACCTTAAGATCAGATGGTCCAGTGCTCTCGGTTCATCTTCTTTATTTAACCTTGCGGGtccaaaattctttcaaattgataATTTACAATTTGAGCAGAGCATGACTCTTTTCCTTTATGGTGCAATGCTTTGGAAATGGGCTTcagaaattttatcaataa ATTCTGTGCAATCTGCCACACTTTTCAGAAAAGCTGCAGGAGTTTATCACTATCTGGCCCTTGAGGTCCTTCCAAGTTTGCAGGCATTGGCCCCAGAAAGGCCACCAGAAGCTACTTCTAGTGTCTCATTGGTTATGAGCCTCATTTGCTTGGCTGAGGCCCAG GCTGTAACTATAAGGAAGgcagaagaaaaaggaaactcTGGAGGTCTTCTGGCAAAGCTGCATAATGGTGTTGTGCAACTACTTGATGAAGCTGCTGTTATTTTGTATTCTGCCACAAAAGAGTGCAAAGACATTTCTGTGCAATTTGTG AATTTCATTTCTTCATGCAAAGCCCTTCATCAGTTAAGAAGCCATAAATACCTTGCGGAAAGTTTAAAGGTTGCTGGTCAGGTTGGGCTTGCTGTTGGAGTTGTTCGCCGTGCATTAACTAATGGGCAGAAGCAAATGCCAGGGGAGGAGTCGTGGCGATTGGTTTTTAAGCAGGAGATTAACGAGCTCGCCGAGCTGCTGAGAAAGTATGAACACGAGAATGACTTCGTCTGGCATGAGAAGATTCCTGTCGATGATGAATTACCACAGCCAGAAGCTAAGAAAATAGTGAGTTGCATAGATTATCATCCCCAGAAGTGGGAGAGATCACTTCTTTTTAGTACTTGA
- the LOC127805788 gene encoding transcription factor HHO3-like isoform X2 has protein sequence MICEGQNQDHQMRKGQEYIDALEEERRKIQVFQRELPLCLELVTQAIEASKQQLSGTTTEYFHGDQSESSEQISSEGPVLEEFMPIKKAASSDNDDEQQSHESENNNNKDYKTNEQSMKPDWLRSAQLWNQTLDPPTNQNSPRKVPVMEVKRNGGGAFHPFRKDKPPPCTLPTTVSSTEESGDCSGSAGGGGKKEEKGQPQRKPRRCWSPELHRRFLNALGQIGGSLATPKQIRELMKVDGLTNDEVKSHLQKYRLHARRPSLSVPNGNPQAPQFVVVGGIWVPPPDYTAMAAIATAAAGEPSQLAPPIYAPVAAPPPPAIPRTPTLTQKQNHKRSEELNSDEGSNHSDGVAHCRSPATSSSSPAL, from the exons ATGATCTGTGAGGGTCAAAATCAGGATCATCAAATGCGGAAAGGTCAAGAATATATCGACGCTCTTGAAGAGGAGCGTCGCAAGATTCAGGTGTTCCAGCGCGAACTTCCTCTTTGTCTCGAGCTCGTTACTCAAG CGATTGAGGCCAGCAAGCAGCAGTTGTCCGGGACGACGACAGAGTACTTTCATGGCGACCAATCTGAATCTTCTGAGCAGATATCAAGTGAAGGGCCTGTTTTGGAGGAATTCATGCCTATTAAGAAGGCCGCATCTTCTGATAATGATGATGAGCAGCAGTCTCACGAATCGGAGAACAATAATAACAAAGATTACAAGACCAATGAACAATCCATGAAACCAGATTGGCTTAGATCTGCTCAGCTATGGAATCAAACCCTAGATCCGCCCACTAACCAG AATTCACCAAGAAAGGTTCCAGTCATGGAAGTGAAGAGAAATGGCGGCGGAGCTTTCCACCCTTTTAGGAAAGACAAGCCACCGCCTTGTACTCTGCCCACCACGGTGAGCTCAACCGAAGAATCGGGTGATTGCAGCGGCAGCGCCGGTGGTGGTGgcaagaaagaagagaaaggacaGCCGCAGAGGAAGCCCAGAAGGTGCTGGTCACCGGAACTGCACCGACGGTTTTTGAACGCCCTTGGACAGATTGGTGGTTCTC TGGCAACTCCTAAGCAAATCAGGGAGCTGATGAAGGTTGATGGGCTTACCAATGATGAAGTCAAAAGCCATTTACAG AAATACCGGCTGCATGCAAGAAGGCCTTCCCTTTCAGTGCCCAACGGCAACCCACAAGCTCCCCAGTTTGTGGTGGTGGGAGGAATCTGGGTTCCACCGCCGGACTACACGGCAATGGCCGCCATTGCCACTGCAGCTGCCGGGGAGCCGTCCCAACTGGCCCCTCCAATCTATGCACCGGTAGCAGCACCGCCACCACCGGCCATCCCACGGACACCGACACTGACGCAAAAGCAAAATCATAAACGGTCCGAGGAACTGAATTCTGACGAAGGGTCGAACCACAGCGACGGCGTAGCTCATTGCCGGTCGCCGGCGACCTCATCGTCCTCTCCGGCATTGTAG
- the LOC127805788 gene encoding transcription factor HHO3-like isoform X1, with the protein MICEGQNQDHQMRKGQEYIDALEEERRKIQVFQRELPLCLELVTQAIEASKQQLSGTTTEYFHGDQSESSEQISSEGPVLEEFMPIKKAASSDNDDEQQSHESENNNNKDYKTNEQSMKPDWLRSAQLWNQTLDPPTNQNSPRKVPVMEVKRNGGGAFHPFRKDKPPPCTLPTTVSSTEESGDCSGSAGGGGKKEEKGQPQRKPRRCWSPELHRRFLNALGQIGGSRVATPKQIRELMKVDGLTNDEVKSHLQKYRLHARRPSLSVPNGNPQAPQFVVVGGIWVPPPDYTAMAAIATAAAGEPSQLAPPIYAPVAAPPPPAIPRTPTLTQKQNHKRSEELNSDEGSNHSDGVAHCRSPATSSSSPAL; encoded by the exons ATGATCTGTGAGGGTCAAAATCAGGATCATCAAATGCGGAAAGGTCAAGAATATATCGACGCTCTTGAAGAGGAGCGTCGCAAGATTCAGGTGTTCCAGCGCGAACTTCCTCTTTGTCTCGAGCTCGTTACTCAAG CGATTGAGGCCAGCAAGCAGCAGTTGTCCGGGACGACGACAGAGTACTTTCATGGCGACCAATCTGAATCTTCTGAGCAGATATCAAGTGAAGGGCCTGTTTTGGAGGAATTCATGCCTATTAAGAAGGCCGCATCTTCTGATAATGATGATGAGCAGCAGTCTCACGAATCGGAGAACAATAATAACAAAGATTACAAGACCAATGAACAATCCATGAAACCAGATTGGCTTAGATCTGCTCAGCTATGGAATCAAACCCTAGATCCGCCCACTAACCAG AATTCACCAAGAAAGGTTCCAGTCATGGAAGTGAAGAGAAATGGCGGCGGAGCTTTCCACCCTTTTAGGAAAGACAAGCCACCGCCTTGTACTCTGCCCACCACGGTGAGCTCAACCGAAGAATCGGGTGATTGCAGCGGCAGCGCCGGTGGTGGTGgcaagaaagaagagaaaggacaGCCGCAGAGGAAGCCCAGAAGGTGCTGGTCACCGGAACTGCACCGACGGTTTTTGAACGCCCTTGGACAGATTGGTGGTTCTCGTG TGGCAACTCCTAAGCAAATCAGGGAGCTGATGAAGGTTGATGGGCTTACCAATGATGAAGTCAAAAGCCATTTACAG AAATACCGGCTGCATGCAAGAAGGCCTTCCCTTTCAGTGCCCAACGGCAACCCACAAGCTCCCCAGTTTGTGGTGGTGGGAGGAATCTGGGTTCCACCGCCGGACTACACGGCAATGGCCGCCATTGCCACTGCAGCTGCCGGGGAGCCGTCCCAACTGGCCCCTCCAATCTATGCACCGGTAGCAGCACCGCCACCACCGGCCATCCCACGGACACCGACACTGACGCAAAAGCAAAATCATAAACGGTCCGAGGAACTGAATTCTGACGAAGGGTCGAACCACAGCGACGGCGTAGCTCATTGCCGGTCGCCGGCGACCTCATCGTCCTCTCCGGCATTGTAG